TTTCtccccagtatgaattctgtgttCCTGTGAAAATGGGATTCTGGATTGGAGGCTTTCTCACAGTATGATCACAgtgtttctctccagtatgagttcTCTAAAGCAGGAGAAGATTACATTTTGATATGAACTTTTATTCACCTCTTCGTAAGAGTGCCATCTGTGTCCAGTGTGAGGATAGTCATATAAGGAGGGCCTCTCTCATATTAACTTTGTGCTATGTCTTTTCACTAGTGTGAATCTTTCGACACCTCTATTACATTTGCTATAGCTTTGTCACATTTATTGCATTTTGTGGTCTTTggaaatttcccccaaattcattaCTTTCATTGTCTCTCACTCAGTGACttcttgttgaataaatgtaacTTTTCGCAGAAGTTTGACTTGcattttctgctgcttttttaTGTAGTCACCAATTTGCAAGACTCCTTCTAAACTGGAATAAAGTGCACAATTCCAAGTGAATCTTTCCACCGTCATTTTATAGAATCAAACCTCTTCAGAAATCCTCCATTATGTTGATacctttttttcctaaatatgaaaaattcccaagtgtaaatattttcaatttcctaGGCTTTGAGGAGGGAAGCCTGCTGCCATGTGGACAGAGTACTGACAGCTATAGGGGGCTGGGAGTTTCAGAGATGACCTTTCAGCCTGTGGAGCAGGAACCAAGATGGGGTGTAGTTCTGAAGGCAGAGACCCTGAGGGGAGGCTTTGATGAAAGGCAGTCGAGGGTGTGGAGAGGCAGATTGGTGAAGGGACCGGGTGTGGACACTGAGCCTCATCGCTTCCTTTGTGGATTATTGTGGCAGGATACTCACTAGTCCGTGCTTCCTGTGTCTTTCCCCTCCATCCCACACACCAATATCAAAATCACCGTTCTGGGGCACCAGCTTCCCGCTCTTACAGGGACGCTGCTATgggccctgccctctcccagcACCTGTATCTGGCTGCAATTCATTCTCATATTTGCTTGCAGACTCAGAAATAGACATAGCAGGAAGGGCACATGGGTCAGGTTCCACATGCTGTTCACTGATATTTGTCCGATGAAGTATTATTAGCTTATTCTACCAGGGCTCTTGAATGTTGAACTTACCCATATTATCAActtctgagttattttttttcccatcccaATCTGCCAGACATGGAAATTTCCATGCAGACTTCCTTCAGTTGGCTTTTGTATCTAGAAATTATAGTGTCAAGGTTAAGACTTCTTGAGATCAATGCCAGCTCTGCCATGTTAGTAAGTGACCTTGGCCAAGATGATTAGCCTCTCCCATAGTCACTGACAGCCAGAGTCACCTTGATCCCTGCAGATACCCACATCATTGACCCCATTTCCCAACATCCACCTTCCCAGTCCTACCAGTCAATGCTCATGCAGACCCCACTCATTACACAAACCCCTCAGCTGActgatcccaagaccccatcTCAGACCCCCCCAAATAGCATTCCTTCCTCAAAACTGCTCTCTAGAGAAAGCTGTACTGTATTTCCCTCATCAAAATATGAATTCTACACGGGTCTGGCTGTGAAGGGTCTTGAAGGCTTTGCTTCCCATGGTTGGCCCaggggagccatggaagggttTACACAGGTGAGTGCTGGGTCTGGATCTGTGGGGTGGACAAAGTCACTAATGTCTGGAGTGGGAGGTGGCTCTGGGGGGGGGACCAGAAAGATTGGTGAGGAGCCTGAGGCAATGCACTAGGGGGAATCTGGTATATCTCCCCCTGTAAATATTTATAACCCCATTTCCCCCATCACAATGGCTAGAAATGATAACATTAGGTGTGAGCAGTCTATACCTTGGTTGAATTATATTGCTGAAATAAATTAGCAGTTGAGCCTTATGTGGTTAAgtttttaactttctgtatttAAGTCCTTCCAATTTTGGAATTTCTTATTCAGTGCAAGGACAATTAATTGGGAAAGAACAAACTAATCGGAAAATTTCCCAATATCTAGGCTCTGGTAAAATTTATTCATCCATAGCAACCACCTGTAGCTTAGAAGTTTGGAGTGCAAAACCTGACACCCGGCCACAGCTTGTGTTTAGAGCGCCAGCCAAGCTCGCTGCAGTGGCTGATCGGGCCGTGGTCCCGCCTCTTCCTGTGGAACCCCATCTTGCTAATGCAAGTCCTGACTCTGGGCTCCACCCACACCTTTTTAATGGCATTTAAGCAGCCTCTGCCAGTTCCTGCCTCATGTGTCCAAACCTCTTTCCGTCTCACTCAACTGTGCTTTGTCTGTTGTCAATTAATTCTAGTGAAGCCCAATGCAACCACACAACCACACAATCTATAGCTGGGCATCTCACATGCTCTTTTGTGGTACCCCATCTGTGTAAATACACATCCCACAAACTACAATTATTTGGCTAATTATTTGTGTTTCATTCTGCAGTACATATCTTTTGTATTTAAGTCCCATGAAAGCAGTACTTAGATGCATGCATATGCTGTGTATGTACCATGCTGGCAGAAACTATTAATGGCTATCGCtcactttctgtttctctagCTACTAGCTTTGGCTTTCTGCTTttgtgggttttgtgttttttttttagattttatttattttagagagagtgggtgaggggcaggggaagaagcagactccccactgagcagggagcctgatgtggggctcaatcccaagactccaggatcgtgacctgagctgaaggcagatgcttaactgactgagccacccaggcgccccagctttctGCTTTTGGGATACCTCCAGAAGGGCACTCCTAGTAATTACTGTCATTTGGCCTGCCTTGAGGACCCACCCTAGTTATCAGGCTGTGCCCATGAGATATCCCAGGGCTGATAGGTGTTTGTGAACCCACGGTTCTTGTACTCTCAGGTTCGAGTAGCACCCGAGCCCTTTCTACCTTGCCAACCCAGGAAAGGTCTTTTTGTGGAGGAAGTGGGTCTGGAAAACCATGTCTGGAACACAGTTGCAAGACTGGGGACTTGATACAATACCGCCCCCCTCCCATCAATAGGCACATCAGCTCCACTCCAATGTCTGGAGTCAAGCGACCTAGAATGTGTCCATGAAGGAGGGGGCTGAGTGCAGCAGGGAGGCATGTGTGCCCTAGGGCTACAGTGCCTGGGTCACGTCCTCAGATCATGCATGTTACCAGCTGTGCAACTTCTGAAATGCTCTTAAACCTCTCTGTTCAACTTTCAAGTGGGGATGGGACAGTCTCACataattgtgaggattaagtgagttagtATGTGCAGAGcacttacaacagtgcctggtCTGAGGGATGTCCTCACAGGTTAACTGCTGTCCCCAGCGACTGGGGATACAACTCTTTCTGTTCCACAGCCTGACCTATGGTTTCTGGGGCTGGGTAAGTTTGGATGCTCACTGTGGGCAggatataaagataaaaacactCAGAAGCGCTATTTTTGGCTATGTCTTAAGAGATAACCAGGTAACACAAATACAGCTTGTACGTCTTACAACACTGTgtacttttctcatttattttcagaaagacaCACTGATGGATCGTTCTGTGGCAACAAATTTTAAGAAGAGTGATGCGTGGTAGACAGGGTAGCACACAGGATGAGGAGGAACATGCCCGAATGACCAAACCGTGGCACTGGCAGAGAATGGTCATTAGCACAACTGAGAACTTCATGAGGGATGGGAAACGATCAAACCttgtattttttccccccttcacaAACTGgtataaaaatactaaaagtaaaaatattaccaaaaaatatatttagcagGAGTTGAGGTGGGGCCGGAAGCTGGGACCCCTCCCACTGCAGGCAGGAGTAGGGCAGGAGTGTGTTATGTGTCCACGTCGCCTTGCTGGCTAATCCAGtgaagggcaggagagggcaAAGTGCAAAGGGAAGAGGAGTCAGACAGCTGGAGGCTATGCACTTAGACTAAATTCACGTTCAAGAAAATTGCTGTCTCAACCAAAGATGCATGCAGTTTAGGGCTGTTTTGTTCCAAGTCTCTGAGGCTCAGGCACTGTAACCGGGAAGCCCCAGTCTGTTGAGGGTCAAGGTGCCATTCTAAAAGCTGTTGCTGAATATGGAGGAAGGCAACGTCTTGGGCAGACACTGCTGGCAGAGCTCGGCAAGCTCGGGTGGCAAGGGAGAATGCAGGTGCCCGATCTATCAGCTGGAGATGGGAGGGCCTGACGTGACAGCATTAGAGGTATGTGAAAGGGAAACTGGAGCAATTATTTTCCCCCCAAGAGCTGTCAGTTTCAGGGGTATTCACGGGAGCCCAGACAATGATGAATTTAACAAAGTCTAGGGGCTAATCCTCCTCTCAAACCCTTCCCCCGGGCACAGCGAAATTGGCACTCCCACTGGGTTTGCCCACTGGGTGATTCCACAGGCCAGGGGAGCTCTGATGTGTCTGATGTAGGAGACGGGGTCTAgatctgcttctctgccccccacctctggttctgttgagggggtggggaggctggctcATTCATTATCTTGTGATGGCGTAGTCGCAGGTGCACTGGAAACTCTGTGCACTGACAGGGCAGGGAGCAATCCCAGACTTGAGGGCCTTCGGCTGCATGGATTCCAGTGCAGGAACAGCTGCTGGATTTGCCCCGGGGATGGAGGAGGCTCTCGGAGGGCAGCCGGTCTCCTTCAACACAAAGTGAACAATGAACTCAGCTGAGCACTGTTCCACGGGGATTCGAGGTAAGAGGGTGATTTTTAGGACCAGGCCATATGGCTAGTCCTGAAGGCATCGATCTGTAGCAGCAAGCAGGATTCCATGCTTCTTGTGGCATCTGGGGTTGCCAGCCCTATGAGGCTGCAGATGAACATGTGTGGGTCCAGCGTACAAAGAGCTCCAAGTCACCCCTTGAAATGCTGTTTCCCCTGCAGCTTAATAGGGGAGAAAGTATGAGCTGCTGATCACCTCCCAGGAGATGCCTGCCCACACTGGCAGCCTTTATTCcacagaagtagaatttagaGAACTTAGGCTTTAGAGCTGTTGGAAGCTTCCAAGTCTGTATTCAACCTGGAGTCTACAGATTCCACCAGAATACAGACTATCCTCTTCTGTATCTGGGAGTCAAGGTGCAGCATTTGTGGGGCCAGTGGGCTGCCTGACTTGACAGCGAGCACCTCCACAGACTAAGAACTCGCCACTCCGTTTCCCGGAACAATGGTTGACTTGctcttccatcttcatgacatgGTTCCAGTTTGCAGTCATGTGGGCTCCCCATCCtttgtggtggggaaggggacagTGCTACCAGAGGCTGTGCGTGTGAAGGCACACAtgttattttctctctgtgattTCTACTGAGAGCAGTGAAGGACCAAAGATGGAGAAGGAACTGTACCTGCAGGAATAGAGTATCGCTAAAACTTTTGGGCATGGACAGTGTCCTCCCAGAGAACGTCACAATGCTGTTGACCAGTTCTTGACCCATGGAATTACTCCACAGGTAGCTCACCACTGTCAGAATGGGACAGTCTTTAAATAGTAGAATACTCAGATGGAGGAGAGGAAATGTCCACTTTCAAATGCAAAAGCAGAAATTCAAAGCTGTTTGTCCTGTGAACACAGTCAAGACCTTCAGAAAATtggacagaagaaaggaagggcagGTGGGGACCAGGATGCAGTTCATATTCTGGGGGTAACAGATATATACTCTAgtgcaggggacacagaggacTGCCAGCCAGGGAAAGAAAGTGGATCAGAGCCTTTGAGAACTGGCTTTGGGGCTCAACTTGCGTCAGCTGGTTAGGAATAGCAAGTCACAGTAGTGGAGGGGGCCTAAAACACTGCTAGGTGGTTGGACTGTCACACCCGAAGTGAGCAGGCCCCTGACTGCTCTCTGTGGGATAAGTACAGTGCAGAACAATTGGAGGTAATGTCTACACAAACTAAGCCCCTACTCTTAGGTACCATCCCAGTGTCAGAGTCAAGGTGGGGCCCAGAGGAACTGGGTAACTCAAGAAATTTGATCGCCCTCTGCCTCCCGGGGGTCCCAAGTTCTGAATGCTGGGTCTGGGTGAGATATCCAAAACCACAGACTGTGTACGAGGCCAGATCCCCACATTCCCCAAGGGCAAATGGGGTGGTGATAAGTGACACGATGTCACCAGTTAGGAGGTGCTAAATCAAGAGGGACACACCATTCAAATGAGTTGTCCCAGAAAGAGAATATGGGTAAGCAGCCAGTGGACACTTAAGTCAGGGAAATCTGACAAGATGGATTGAAGCAGAAGGTGGACAACATAATTTAAGTAACTCCGGGGCCAATGCATGGGTGACTGTACTTTCCCTACACTGGGAAAGTGGGTGGATGAGAACAAAGGGTTCCATTAAAAGCAGAAACCCTCTTATATAAAAGTGAGCGAAATGCTTATAgatcattttcttacttttttgttcctttgcttctCAACCTGGTCTTTTAccattttatactttctcttaATAGTCAAAATGTAAATTTGATTATCTAATTTCTATGTTATCAATGAAGCTTCATTTTGGTTATGATACTTGATAATCCAGAGTAATTAAACATTACTGGTATTCAATTGAGGCCATTCCGAACTAGGAGCGCAGCCATTCTTAAACTCTCAAACCCACAATACTGTGAAGCTTGACTCTCCGTAAACAAAAATTCCATCTTCAGGTAAGATTTCATGGCTATTCTCTGGAATGGATTCTCTTACATTCAATAATTAACATACTTAGTCTCAAAGCTCTGCCATATAAACTATAATGCTATCACTTTTCTCCAATATGATGTCTCTGATGCTGAATGAGGTTTGCAGTCTGGTTGAAAGCTTTCccacatttattacatttatagggcttctctcctgtgtgaatcCTCTGATGTTGAGTAAGGTGTGTGCTTCGAATAAAGGCTTTCTCACAgactttacatttgtaaggtttttcTCTAGTGTGAATTCTCTTATGTTGAGTGAGGGCTGAATGGTCGCTGAAGGCTTTCTCACATATATTACACGTATAAGGTTTTtccccagtatgaattctctgatgttggGCTAGGGCTGATTGgtccctgaaggctttcccacacaaACCACAtctgtaaggtttctctcctgtgtgaatttTCCGATGTCGAGCGAAGGATGAATTATCCctgaaagctttcccacattcactacatttataaggtttctctccagtatgaattctctgatgctcAGTAAGGGAAGAGTTCACCCTGAAGGCctttccacattcattacattcaaagggcttctctccagtgtgaattcttTGATGCTGAAGAAAACTTGTACTCTGattaaaggctttcccacactcatTACATTTATAGGGTTTTTCTCCACTGTGAATATTCTGGTGTTTGGTAAGATGTGCCCTGCACACAAAGGCTTTGTCACATATGTTACATTTAAaaggcttctctccagtgtgtaTTCTATGATGGTGGGCAAGGTGTATGTTTCGGATAAAAGCTTTTCCACATAAGTTGCATTCGAAAGGTTTCTCTCCGGTGTGAATTTTCTGATGGTAAGTGAGTGAGGAGCTCACGGagaaggccttgccacattccttacattcgtACGGTTTCTCGCCAGTGTGAATTCTTTGGTGGTGGATGAGGTGTGTGCTCTGGtgaaaggctttcccacattctctACATTCATATCGTTTCTCTTTAATAACAGTTTTCCGATTTGCATTCAGTTTTTCAGTATGAACTTTCTGATGTTTATTAAGGGTTGAACTCTTAGTGAAGACTTTTCCACACTCGCTACACTCGAAGGATTTTTGGCTAGACCGAAATCCCTGACTCTGATCAAAAGATGAGCTCACAGTGCAGTGCCTCCCAGGTTCTTCCCTGGCCCGGGTGCTGAGCAAAGAGGGGGTTCTCTGGTGAGCAAGTACCACCTGGCCTCCATGCTGCCACTCCAACAGGCCACCGTATTTCCAGTGACCATCTCTAGTGAATCCTTCCTTTATCATCCACTGATCCAAGTCTTCGTCAGGAATATCCACCTTGGGAGTAGAGTCCTTACTCACAGGCATAGTCATCCAGTCTGAAAGATATCAAGCATAAACATGCTTTATCTAGTTGGGGTAGGAAGATGAGCCTGTTTATAATGCTAACAAAGAGTCTGCAGTTTTGAGGGCTTCTTGAAGTGAAggtaggaaaggaaaggggaagagaggtgAGCAGAGGACGTGGCAGGAAGGGGTTGATTTAATGTAAGATGTATGAAGCAGGACAGCTTGGGAGCTTGAGTTCAGAAGtcagaggcctggggtgggaTTCTCAGTACAATactcattttctttgtgattacagAGACGTTACCTGACTTTCTAAGCCTCAAAAAGCCTACACAGACCCTAATATGctaacagataagaaaaaaatgtaccttGTCTATTTTAGTGGTATGGTCTTAACAAGCTAGATGCGGCATTAAGAAACCAGGAAAACTAGAGGTCAACACTTGGTAGAAAAGTAATTCAACTCCCGTAACTActaaaagcaacatttttatgttttatagacTCATTTTACCATTCAGATGGCTAATAAAAAGGCCACTATAAAGGTTGTGTAAAATACTCGTACCTACTAATAAAATTAGGACCTCCTACTATTGGTGAGGAAGTCTTTAAACCATATGAATAATGTAACATCTGTGTGAGGAAAATGTACCATGAGGATGTATGTGTGAGGATGGAAAATTAGGAACAAAGCAGCAAATCTGCTTGCATACACCCAGTATATCTTAGAGGGTGAGGCCCTGACTGGGGAAAGCAGTATACGAGTCACGAGAAATGGGACTCTGCTACTGGGATACGAGCCATGGTTCCATGCATTATCTGACAGAATCATTTCTCTCCCCACAGACCAATTCTGCACTTACTCAACAATCGTCTCACCTGGTTTCACGggacaggcatacctcagagatactgcaggtttggttccagactgCCGCAATACGGCAAATGTTGCAATAAAGTGAGCcgaatgaattttttggtttcccagtgcatgtaaaagttatgtttacactatactgtagtctattaagtagCACAGCATCATGACTAGAAAAACACTGTAtataccacaattaaaaaatactttattgcgaAAAAGTGCTAACCAGCATCGGAGCTTTCAGCAAAATCTTTTTTGCTGGCGGAGGGTCTGGTCTCAGTGTTGATGGCCGCTGAATGACGGCTGTCGAAGGCGGGGGTGGCTGTgggatttcttaaaataagacaacaatgaagtctGCTGCATCGACGGACTCTTCCCTTTCAAGAACGAGTTCTCTGTAGCATGAGATGCTGTTTTGATAgtattttacccacagtagaacttctttcaaaagtGGAGTCAATCTCTCAAATCTTGCCTCAGCTTTATCAACTAACTTTACGTCCTATTCTAAGTCCTGTGTTGTCACGTCTACAACCTTCATAGCATCCTCATCAGGAGGCGATTCTATGCCAAGAAACCACTCTCTCTGCTCATCtgtaagaagcaactcctcatccgtTCATGTTGTCTTATGAgcttgcagcaattcagtcccatgttcaggctccacttctaatgcTAGTCCTCTTGCTCTTTCTACCCCATCTGCAGTGACTCCCTCCACTGGAGTCTTGAACCCCTCCAAGTCATCCATGGGTGCTGGAATCAACTTCCAAACTCCtattaatattgatattttgaaACCTCTGACCATAAAttatgaatgttcttaatggtaTTTAAAAGGAATCCTTTCCAGCCgttttcaattttattgcaagaattaccaaaatgtgacacagagacatgaagtgagccaGCCAATGCTGTGGGAAAAATGGCACCAACAGATTTGCTTGatgttgccacaaaccttcaatctgTAAGAAATGCGTATCTGCACAACAGAATGAGGTATGTCTGTATTACCAAGCAGAGTTCTGGACTGCATACTAGTTTTTCCTACGTATTGGTGAATATCTGCCTTTTATGTTAAGTCTATTTAAGACTTTGCactaagaaatgaaataataagagcTAGATACTATTTTGCAATTATGCAAAGATTTCTGGAAAATCCTATCAAGAACGAGCCTTCctcatcacttttttttcctacacaCTCCAGAAAACCTACCAAGAGTTATAatcaaccaaaccaaaccaaactaaacTAACCCCTTTACTTATCTGGAAAAGAAAGTTAAACATG
The Ailuropoda melanoleuca isolate Jingjing chromosome 3, ASM200744v2, whole genome shotgun sequence DNA segment above includes these coding regions:
- the LOC117795003 gene encoding zinc finger protein 454-like; its protein translation is MKEGMAVRHLPTMVQESVTFKDVVVLFTRDEWAQLSAAQRALYRDVMLENYSHLVSLGLLGSQPDVFSQLGKGEEWMLEDASGGLCLDWMTMPVSKDSTPKVDIPDEDLDQWMIKEGFTRDGHWKYGGLLEWQHGGQVVLAHQRTPSLLSTRAREEPGRHCTVSSSFDQSQGFRSSQKSFECSECGKVFTKSSTLNKHQKVHTEKLNANRKTVIKEKRYECRECGKAFHQSTHLIHHQRIHTGEKPYECKECGKAFSVSSSLTYHQKIHTGEKPFECNLCGKAFIRNIHLAHHHRIHTGEKPFKCNICDKAFVCRAHLTKHQNIHSGEKPYKCNECGKAFNQSTSFLQHQRIHTGEKPFECNECGKAFRVNSSLTEHQRIHTGEKPYKCSECGKAFRDNSSFARHRKIHTGEKPYRCGLCGKAFRDQSALAQHQRIHTGEKPYTCNICEKAFSDHSALTQHKRIHTREKPYKCKVCEKAFIRSTHLTQHQRIHTGEKPYKCNKCGKAFNQTANLIQHQRHHIGEK